From a region of the Narcine bancroftii isolate sNarBan1 chromosome 5, sNarBan1.hap1, whole genome shotgun sequence genome:
- the LOC138763327 gene encoding large ribosomal subunit protein eL29-like isoform X2 → MAKSKNHTNHNQSSKWHRNGIKKPKSYRFEPLKGVDPKFLRNMRFAKKHNKRGKKRMGKK, encoded by the exons ATGGCCAAGTCCAAGAACCACACGAACCACAATCAGT CCAGCAAGTGGCACAGAAATGGGATCAAGAAGCCCAAGTCTTATCGATTTGAACCCTTAAAAGGA GTTGATCCCAAGTTCTTAAGGAATATGCGGTTTGCCAAGAAGCACAAcaaaagaggaaagaaaagaatgggcaAAAAATGA
- the LOC138763327 gene encoding uncharacterized protein isoform X1: MRLLPLLDESDWHPALLPRGTFLPGPRRRRSETPPGISQQSPLGALLFPVAGWISGGGSAGWLKPWPSPRTTRTTISVDPKFLRNMRFAKKHNKRGKKRMGKK, translated from the exons ATGAGGCTCTTACCACTGTTGGATGAATCGGATTGGCATCCAGCCCTTCTGCCCCGCGGAACCTTTCTGCCGGGTCCGCGTCGCCGTCGGAGTGAAACACCGCCTGGCATATCCCAGCAGTCCCCGCTAGGGGCCCTCCTCTTTCCGGTGGCGGGCTGGATCTCAGGTGGCGGCAGTGCAGG GTGGTTGAAGCCATGGCCAAGTCCAAGAACCACACGAACCACAATCAGT GTTGATCCCAAGTTCTTAAGGAATATGCGGTTTGCCAAGAAGCACAAcaaaagaggaaagaaaagaatgggcaAAAAATGA